The proteins below are encoded in one region of Metallibacterium scheffleri:
- a CDS encoding carbohydrate porin codes for MRKCAASSQQGWRNLAVLCALLLAPLTHAAAALSSNPRAPIPFVASVPARPWRVRLLWAFDAMDAASGGRARGWKAPALIDLRLTKHGKLQDGMDSYWHVDLIRILGSNPSRDAGDVQTLDNLAARHAWRLYRAFWQVGDVREHWSLRLGWQGYDELFGLVPDGGDLLNSSFGQMPTSSQAGTPIWPQTAPGISARWHPHAFYVMVGLWSGVPRDPGIPQGWNLPRRGDGSLQALELGFDRHGRYKLALGAWALHRVGAARQAHRGVYALADIALLGAGRTRRLGGFVQWGQTQPYQSAVGRYLGAGLRLSTRRHGRVSVGVARALLSSAFRLRHPGDARAETAYELTWRKRIDAHLTLQPDVQYILHPALAPQATHALEIGLRVNGGF; via the coding sequence ATGCGCAAGTGCGCGGCCAGCAGCCAGCAGGGTTGGCGCAACCTCGCGGTTCTGTGCGCGCTGCTGCTGGCGCCGCTGACGCACGCTGCCGCCGCGCTCAGCAGCAATCCGCGCGCGCCGATTCCCTTCGTTGCCAGCGTGCCGGCACGGCCGTGGCGCGTGCGCCTGTTGTGGGCATTCGATGCCATGGATGCCGCCAGCGGCGGCCGCGCGCGCGGCTGGAAGGCGCCGGCGCTGATCGACCTGCGCCTGACCAAGCACGGCAAGCTGCAGGATGGCATGGATAGCTACTGGCATGTCGATCTGATCCGCATCCTCGGCAGCAATCCCTCGCGTGATGCCGGCGACGTGCAAACCCTGGACAACCTGGCCGCGCGCCATGCATGGCGCCTGTACCGCGCGTTCTGGCAAGTGGGCGACGTGCGCGAGCATTGGTCACTGCGGCTGGGCTGGCAGGGTTACGACGAACTGTTCGGCCTGGTGCCGGACGGCGGCGACCTGCTGAATTCATCTTTCGGACAAATGCCCACGAGTTCGCAGGCGGGCACGCCGATCTGGCCGCAGACCGCGCCCGGCATCAGCGCGCGCTGGCACCCGCATGCGTTCTACGTGATGGTCGGGCTGTGGAGCGGCGTGCCGCGCGACCCGGGCATCCCGCAGGGCTGGAATCTGCCGCGCCGCGGCGACGGCAGCCTGCAGGCCTTGGAACTGGGCTTCGATCGACACGGTCGCTACAAGCTGGCGTTGGGTGCATGGGCGCTGCATCGCGTCGGCGCGGCGCGGCAGGCGCACCGCGGCGTGTATGCGCTGGCGGATATCGCCCTGCTCGGCGCCGGTCGCACGCGGCGCCTGGGTGGCTTCGTGCAATGGGGCCAGACCCAGCCCTACCAGAGTGCGGTCGGCCGTTATCTCGGCGCCGGCCTGCGCCTGAGCACGCGCCGTCACGGACGCGTGAGCGTGGGCGTGGCGCGCGCCCTGCTCAGTTCGGCGTTTCGCCTGCGCCACCCCGGTGACGCGCGCGCCGAAACCGCTTACGAGCTGACCTGGCGCAAGCGCATCGACGCGCACCTCACCCTGCAACCGGATGTGCAATACATCCTGCATCCGGCGCTGGCGCCGCAGGCCACGCACGCACTGGAGATCGGCTTGCGCGTGAACGGCGGGTTCTGA
- a CDS encoding cytochrome ubiquinol oxidase subunit I, producing the protein MGWLENPEFLSRIQFGFNAMFHILWPPLTIGLALVLFGLEAAWVKTRQPFYYHQVKFWTQLFLINFGVGVISGVPMEFAFGTNWAPFSTASGDFMGNILGFETAMAFMLEAGFLGVMLFGWERVGPKMHLFATAMVAFGSSLSAFWIMVANSWMQTPAGVKLVDGKFVITNWLHAVFNPDLPYGFGHMFVACIELSLVVMAGVSAYYLHQRRNAGFFQPAFKWAVLALVLVAPLQIFIGDSAGALLARTQPAKLAAIEAHWHTNQPGVGAPWALLAWPDQARQKNDWALTIPDGLSMIVTKTMTGKVVGLTHFKPDDQPPVWIPFYAFRVMVAAGVFVALLALWTVWLLWRQRKRMSPARIGENKWLLRGWMLGIPAIYAALEAGWMTREVGRQPWIVYGMMKTSAGASKLPADVVLWSLLLFMLFYGVIGFAALKFMARVLRRGPGFEIPPAIATRHERAAPAPAKPAITQGGH; encoded by the coding sequence ATGGGCTGGCTGGAAAACCCCGAATTTCTGTCGCGCATCCAGTTCGGCTTCAACGCCATGTTCCACATCCTGTGGCCGCCGCTGACCATCGGCCTGGCGCTGGTGCTGTTCGGCCTGGAGGCGGCGTGGGTGAAAACGCGCCAGCCGTTCTACTACCACCAGGTGAAGTTCTGGACCCAATTGTTCCTGATCAACTTCGGCGTGGGCGTGATCAGCGGCGTGCCGATGGAGTTCGCGTTCGGCACCAACTGGGCGCCATTCTCGACGGCATCCGGCGATTTCATGGGCAACATCCTCGGCTTTGAAACCGCCATGGCGTTCATGCTGGAGGCCGGTTTCTTGGGCGTGATGCTGTTTGGCTGGGAACGCGTGGGGCCGAAGATGCACCTGTTCGCCACCGCCATGGTGGCCTTCGGCAGTTCGCTGTCGGCGTTCTGGATCATGGTCGCCAATTCGTGGATGCAGACGCCGGCCGGGGTCAAACTGGTCGACGGCAAGTTCGTGATCACCAACTGGCTGCACGCGGTGTTCAATCCGGACCTGCCGTACGGCTTCGGCCACATGTTCGTGGCCTGCATCGAGCTGAGCCTGGTGGTGATGGCCGGGGTCAGCGCGTATTACCTGCACCAGCGCCGCAACGCCGGGTTTTTCCAGCCGGCGTTCAAGTGGGCGGTGCTCGCGCTGGTGCTGGTGGCGCCGTTGCAGATCTTCATCGGTGACTCGGCCGGCGCCTTGCTGGCCAGAACGCAGCCGGCCAAGCTGGCCGCGATCGAGGCGCATTGGCACACCAACCAACCCGGCGTCGGCGCGCCGTGGGCACTGCTGGCGTGGCCCGATCAGGCACGGCAGAAAAACGACTGGGCGCTGACCATCCCCGATGGCCTGAGCATGATCGTCACCAAAACCATGACCGGCAAGGTGGTCGGCCTCACCCATTTCAAACCGGACGACCAGCCACCGGTGTGGATTCCGTTCTACGCCTTCCGCGTGATGGTGGCGGCGGGCGTATTCGTGGCGCTGCTGGCGCTGTGGACGGTGTGGCTGCTGTGGCGCCAACGCAAGCGCATGAGTCCCGCGCGCATCGGCGAAAACAAGTGGCTGCTGCGCGGCTGGATGCTGGGCATCCCGGCGATCTATGCGGCGCTGGAGGCCGGTTGGATGACGCGCGAGGTCGGGCGCCAGCCATGGATCGTGTACGGCATGATGAAAACCAGCGCCGGTGCCAGCAAGCTGCCGGCGGACGTGGTGCTGTGGTCGCTGCTGCTGTTCATGCTGTTCTACGGGGTGATCGGCTTCGCGGCGCTCAAGTTCATGGCGCGCGTGCTGCGCCGGGGTCCGGGCTTCGAAATACCGCCGGCGATTGCCACGCGGCACGAACGCGCGGCACCGGCACCGGCCAAACCGGCGATCACGCAGGGAGGCCACTGA
- a CDS encoding inositol monophosphatase family protein: MPRPAITIAVRAARAAGNVILRYQNRVEGLAIVEKQRMDFASEVDRLAEAEIIREIRRAYPDHGILAEESGEVAKGRQTWVIDPLDGTHNYLRGIPHCCVSIAMLERGEPVIGVIFDPMRNDLFIAGKGDGAFVNDRRIRVGKREGLPGAMLATGFPWRQRAHLDVQLQMLRAMLTEAEDLRRSGSAALDLAYVACGRFDGYFEIGLKPWDLAAGCLLVHEAGGRYSDFAGREGLPASGNVVAGNLALSKALVDTIKPLAPPALLQA; this comes from the coding sequence ATGCCCAGACCCGCCATCACGATTGCGGTGCGCGCCGCGCGCGCCGCCGGCAACGTCATCCTGCGCTACCAGAACCGCGTCGAGGGCCTGGCCATCGTCGAGAAGCAGCGCATGGATTTCGCCAGCGAAGTCGATCGCCTCGCCGAGGCCGAAATCATACGCGAGATCCGCCGCGCCTATCCCGATCACGGCATCCTCGCCGAGGAATCCGGCGAGGTCGCCAAGGGCCGCCAGACCTGGGTGATCGATCCTCTGGACGGCACGCACAATTATCTGCGCGGCATTCCGCATTGCTGCGTGTCGATCGCCATGCTCGAGCGCGGCGAACCGGTGATCGGGGTGATCTTCGATCCCATGCGCAACGACCTGTTCATCGCCGGCAAGGGCGATGGCGCGTTCGTCAACGATCGCCGCATCCGCGTCGGCAAGCGCGAAGGCCTGCCCGGCGCGATGCTGGCCACGGGGTTCCCATGGCGCCAGCGCGCGCACCTCGATGTGCAGTTGCAGATGCTGCGCGCCATGCTCACCGAGGCCGAGGATTTGCGCCGCAGCGGCTCGGCCGCGCTGGACCTGGCCTACGTCGCCTGCGGGCGTTTTGACGGCTATTTCGAGATCGGGCTGAAGCCCTGGGACCTGGCCGCTGGCTGCCTTCTGGTGCACGAAGCCGGTGGCCGCTACAGCGATTTCGCCGGGCGCGAGGGCCTGCCCGCCAGCGGCAACGTGGTCGCCGGCAATCTGGCGCTGAGCAAGGCGCTGGTCGACACCATCAAGCCGCTGGCGCCACCGGCGCTGCTGCAGGCCTAG
- a CDS encoding hemolysin family protein, with protein MLSELGLVLLLALANGFFALSEMAIVTARRSRLKQMARNSRRAALALRLAEAPERFLSTVQVGITLIAILTGVVTGANIGERLALWLQGLGWVVLLPYARPLGYALGIALITYLNIVIGELVPKRLALVAPEKLAMIVGAPMLALARLAAPFVLVLNASSNGLLRLLRMGRDNAPERITEEEIRLLVAESAEQGVLDEDERAMVSRVLRLGDRTVGSVMTPRPRIAWLDAAATLDENLAVLRETPYSRYPVYRGSESDILGVLEVKRLLEPLTRGDMRLDLFRTLAKPLYVPGSARALDLLEEFRDAETQLALVVDEYGDIEGLVTFHNLLEAVVGRPAPVVDAGAADAPIVRRADGSYLVDGALSIEDLRELLGNVQLPEEPDLDYHTVAGLLMARAGRIPSVGEIIEWQGVRFEILDLDGTRIDRVLLSLGTPGRPA; from the coding sequence ATGCTGAGTGAACTGGGACTGGTCCTGCTGCTGGCGCTGGCCAACGGCTTTTTCGCGTTGTCGGAAATGGCCATCGTCACCGCGCGCCGTTCGCGTCTGAAGCAGATGGCGCGCAACAGCCGGCGCGCGGCGCTGGCGCTGCGCCTGGCCGAGGCGCCGGAGCGCTTTTTGTCCACCGTGCAGGTGGGCATCACCCTGATCGCGATCCTCACCGGCGTGGTCACCGGCGCCAACATCGGCGAGCGTCTGGCGTTGTGGCTGCAGGGGCTGGGCTGGGTTGTGTTGCTGCCGTACGCGCGCCCGCTGGGTTATGCGCTGGGCATCGCGCTGATTACCTATCTCAACATCGTCATCGGCGAGCTGGTGCCCAAGCGCCTGGCGCTGGTGGCGCCGGAGAAACTGGCCATGATCGTGGGTGCGCCGATGCTGGCGCTGGCGCGTCTGGCCGCGCCGTTCGTGCTGGTGTTGAACGCCTCCAGCAACGGCCTGCTGCGCCTGTTGCGCATGGGCCGCGACAACGCGCCCGAGCGCATCACCGAAGAGGAAATCCGCCTGCTGGTGGCGGAAAGCGCCGAGCAAGGCGTGCTCGACGAGGACGAGCGCGCCATGGTCAGCCGCGTGCTGCGCCTGGGCGATCGCACCGTGGGCAGCGTGATGACGCCGCGGCCGCGCATCGCCTGGCTGGATGCCGCGGCGACGCTGGACGAAAACCTCGCCGTGCTGCGCGAGACGCCGTACTCGCGGTATCCCGTTTATCGCGGCAGCGAAAGCGACATCCTCGGCGTGCTGGAGGTGAAAAGGCTGCTCGAGCCGTTGACCCGCGGCGACATGCGCCTGGACCTGTTCCGCACCCTGGCCAAGCCGCTGTACGTGCCGGGCAGCGCGCGCGCGCTGGATCTGCTCGAGGAGTTCCGCGACGCCGAGACGCAGCTGGCGCTGGTGGTGGACGAATACGGCGACATCGAAGGCCTGGTGACCTTTCACAACCTGCTCGAAGCCGTGGTCGGGCGCCCCGCGCCGGTCGTCGATGCCGGCGCCGCCGATGCACCGATCGTGCGCCGCGCCGACGGCAGTTACCTGGTCGATGGCGCGCTATCGATCGAGGATCTGCGCGAGCTGCTGGGCAACGTGCAGTTGCCCGAGGAACCGGATCTGGATTACCACACCGTGGCGGGTTTGCTGATGGCGCGTGCCGGGCGCATCCCCAGCGTCGGTGAGATCATCGAGTGGCAGGGTGTGCGCTTCGAGATCCTCGATCTGGATGGCACGCGCATCGATCGCGTGCTGCTCAGCCTGGGCACGCCGGGACGGCCCGCATGA
- the cydB gene encoding cytochrome d ubiquinol oxidase subunit II: MDFTDPQYLHHVLASIWFLIIGLFLVFYVVLDGFDLGVGVLSLFVDERRRAVMMASLGSIWDANETWLVVIGGTLFGAFPLAYGLILHGLYIPVILMLLGFMLRGVSFEFHALSRRKAFWGAMFGAGSLLAAVAQGFALGGLLNGIRVANDLFAGSIWDWLSPFSIIVVLGVVAGYSMLGSAYLIIKTQDDIQRGCYRRGQLLAGLMLAVGAVVTVWTPLQFPAIAARWFSTPGLYFFAPLPLLALASFGMLLRALRRQFEVAPFVWTTLIFVFSFAGLAATWFPYIVPGYVTIDQAASDSSTLVFMLIGIGMLIPVMIAYNVYQYVVFRGKVDPDALHGY, encoded by the coding sequence ATGGACTTCACCGATCCACAGTATCTGCACCATGTCCTGGCCAGCATCTGGTTTCTGATCATCGGCCTGTTCCTGGTGTTTTACGTGGTGCTCGATGGCTTTGATCTGGGCGTGGGCGTGCTGTCGCTGTTCGTCGATGAGCGCCGGCGCGCGGTGATGATGGCCAGCCTCGGCAGCATCTGGGATGCCAACGAGACCTGGCTGGTGGTGATCGGCGGCACGCTGTTCGGCGCGTTTCCGCTGGCCTATGGGCTGATCCTGCACGGTTTGTACATCCCGGTGATCCTGATGCTGCTGGGCTTCATGCTGCGCGGGGTGTCGTTCGAGTTTCATGCGCTGTCGCGGCGCAAGGCGTTCTGGGGCGCGATGTTCGGCGCCGGCAGCCTGCTCGCCGCGGTCGCGCAGGGCTTCGCGCTGGGTGGCTTGCTCAACGGCATCAGGGTCGCCAACGACCTGTTCGCCGGCAGCATCTGGGACTGGCTGTCGCCATTCAGCATCATCGTGGTGCTGGGCGTGGTGGCCGGCTACAGCATGCTCGGCTCGGCGTATCTGATCATCAAGACCCAGGACGACATCCAGCGCGGCTGCTACCGGCGCGGGCAACTGCTGGCGGGGCTGATGCTGGCGGTCGGCGCGGTGGTCACGGTATGGACGCCGCTGCAGTTTCCGGCGATCGCCGCGCGCTGGTTCAGCACGCCGGGGCTGTATTTCTTCGCGCCGCTGCCGCTGCTGGCGCTGGCGAGTTTCGGCATGCTGCTGCGCGCGCTCAGGCGCCAGTTCGAGGTGGCGCCGTTCGTGTGGACCACGCTGATCTTCGTGTTTTCGTTCGCCGGGCTGGCGGCGACGTGGTTCCCGTACATCGTGCCCGGTTACGTGACCATCGATCAGGCCGCCTCGGACAGCAGCACGCTGGTGTTCATGCTCATCGGCATCGGCATGCTGATCCCGGTGATGATCGCTTACAACGTGTACCAGTACGTGGTGTTCCGCGGCAAGGTCGACCCCGACGCGCTGCACGGCTACTGA
- a CDS encoding TVP38/TMEM64 family protein, giving the protein MKRLRALLPLLLLIATGAVLFFSGALRHLDPRHLAAEHAHLHHLAAASPWLARMSYLGIMVLAVASGVPGLVLIAIAGGLIFGMVEATVLSTLGLVLGSLLLFLAARYALGAGERPAPRLAEKIRAGFLHHPASYTLFLRLVPVFPFGGVTLGLAWLRCPLWLFMAATAAGGLVMEAFESAVGAGLSEAIARGEPIGMHMMLEPHILLPLCALAILALVPVLLSRRGKR; this is encoded by the coding sequence ATGAAGCGCCTGCGCGCCTTGCTGCCCCTGCTGCTGCTGATCGCGACCGGCGCCGTGCTGTTTTTCTCGGGCGCGCTGCGCCATCTCGATCCGCGCCACCTCGCCGCCGAGCACGCGCACCTGCACCATCTGGCGGCGGCATCACCGTGGCTGGCGCGCATGAGCTATCTCGGCATCATGGTGTTGGCGGTGGCCAGCGGCGTGCCCGGGCTGGTGCTGATCGCCATCGCCGGCGGGCTGATTTTCGGCATGGTCGAGGCGACCGTGCTGTCCACGCTGGGCCTGGTGCTGGGCTCGCTGTTGCTGTTTCTGGCTGCGCGCTACGCACTGGGCGCGGGCGAGCGGCCGGCGCCGCGGCTGGCCGAGAAAATCCGCGCGGGATTTCTGCACCATCCCGCCAGTTACACGCTGTTCCTGCGGCTGGTGCCGGTGTTTCCGTTCGGCGGCGTGACCCTGGGCCTGGCCTGGCTGCGCTGCCCGCTGTGGCTGTTCATGGCCGCCACGGCCGCCGGCGGTCTGGTGATGGAAGCCTTCGAGAGCGCGGTCGGCGCAGGCCTGAGCGAGGCCATCGCGCGCGGCGAACCGATCGGCATGCACATGATGCTGGAACCGCACATATTGCTGCCGCTGTGCGCGCTGGCGATCCTGGCCCTGGTGCCGGTCCTGCTGAGCCGGCGCGGCAAGCGCTGA
- a CDS encoding RNA methyltransferase has protein sequence MNAAMARIDCVLVRPQHPGNIGAAARALRTMGLSRLLLVAPRRFPDAEASALAAGADALLDAAPVHATLDAALAGCTLALGLSARRRGVSLDELDPRAGATRAFAHAAAGGRVALLFGNERTGLENDELARCHAMVRIPSVDDFSSLNLAQAVQLMAYELRLCALAAAPDAVATDAAPEPPAGLHEVETFFAHLWRTLDAIDFHKGRAPHTVERRLRRLFLRAQPSLRELRILHGVLADAERMAQLAQPRSAQGE, from the coding sequence ATGAACGCGGCCATGGCGCGCATCGACTGCGTGCTGGTGCGCCCGCAGCATCCCGGAAACATCGGCGCGGCGGCGCGCGCGCTGCGCACCATGGGCCTGTCGCGCCTGCTGCTGGTGGCGCCGCGGCGCTTTCCCGATGCCGAGGCGAGCGCGCTGGCCGCGGGCGCCGATGCGCTACTCGATGCCGCGCCGGTGCATGCCACGCTGGACGCCGCGCTGGCCGGCTGCACGCTGGCGCTGGGCCTGAGCGCGCGCCGCCGTGGGGTGAGCCTGGACGAGCTCGACCCGCGCGCCGGCGCCACGCGCGCCTTCGCCCACGCTGCCGCCGGCGGGCGCGTGGCGCTGCTGTTCGGCAACGAGCGCACCGGTCTGGAGAACGACGAACTGGCGCGCTGCCACGCCATGGTGCGCATCCCCAGCGTGGACGACTTCAGCTCGCTGAATCTGGCGCAAGCGGTGCAATTGATGGCTTACGAGCTGCGCCTGTGCGCGCTGGCTGCCGCGCCGGACGCGGTGGCGACGGATGCGGCGCCCGAGCCACCGGCCGGGCTGCACGAAGTCGAGACGTTTTTCGCACACCTGTGGCGGACGCTCGATGCGATCGACTTCCACAAGGGCCGCGCGCCGCATACGGTCGAACGGCGCCTGCGCCGATTATTCCTGCGCGCGCAACCCAGCCTGCGCGAGCTGCGCATCCTGCATGGCGTGCTGGCCGATGCCGAGCGCATGGCGCAACTGGCGCAGCCACGCAGCGCACAGGGCGAGTGA
- the trxA gene encoding thioredoxin, with protein sequence MTATATAHALDVTQANFDSEVMQASMQQPVLIDFWAGWCAPCKQLKPILEKLASEYNGAFRLARIDSDQEMALAGMFGIRSLPTVVLIKDGQPVDGFMGAQPESGVRKFLDDHGIKPALGAPAEAEAAPAQPLESPGAALARLQAAVAAQPDKDELRLDLAVAQMRAGQAEAAAATLDSLPANLASDARARRLRGELDFAQALASAPALDELERRIAADPKDYAARDLRAVRRLLGGAEAAALEDWLALLAEARGWNEGQAKQRLVAAFTLSDDAELVAQARRRMSSLLF encoded by the coding sequence ATGACCGCCACCGCCACCGCCCATGCCCTCGATGTCACCCAGGCCAACTTCGATAGCGAGGTGATGCAGGCCTCGATGCAACAGCCCGTGCTGATCGATTTCTGGGCCGGCTGGTGCGCGCCCTGCAAACAACTCAAGCCGATCCTGGAAAAACTGGCGAGTGAATACAACGGCGCGTTCCGCCTGGCCCGGATCGACAGCGATCAGGAAATGGCGCTGGCGGGCATGTTCGGCATCCGCTCGCTGCCGACCGTGGTGCTGATCAAGGATGGCCAGCCGGTGGACGGTTTCATGGGCGCCCAGCCCGAGAGCGGTGTGCGCAAGTTTCTCGACGACCACGGCATCAAGCCGGCGCTCGGCGCGCCGGCCGAGGCCGAAGCGGCCCCCGCGCAACCGCTGGAATCACCTGGGGCCGCGCTGGCGCGGTTGCAGGCCGCGGTCGCCGCGCAGCCGGACAAGGATGAACTCCGGCTGGATCTGGCCGTGGCGCAGATGCGCGCCGGCCAAGCTGAAGCCGCCGCCGCCACGCTCGACAGCCTGCCCGCCAACCTCGCCAGCGATGCGCGCGCGCGGCGCCTGCGCGGCGAGCTGGATTTCGCCCAGGCGCTGGCCAGCGCGCCCGCGCTGGATGAACTGGAGCGCCGCATCGCCGCCGATCCCAAGGATTACGCCGCGCGCGACCTGCGCGCCGTGCGCCGCCTGCTGGGCGGGGCCGAAGCTGCCGCGCTGGAAGACTGGCTAGCGCTGCTGGCCGAGGCGCGCGGCTGGAACGAAGGCCAGGCCAAGCAGCGCCTGGTCGCCGCGTTCACGCTGAGCGACGATGCCGAGCTGGTGGCGCAGGCACGGCGGCGCATGAGCAGCCTGCTGTTCTGA
- a CDS encoding DNA polymerase III subunit chi: protein MPQADFYLIDKPRFREQPLLLVCELARRAYDKRQPTLILARDFSQAEALDELLWSFDEDAFIPHQIAGDYDDADTAVLIAPPGLDTPDRALIINLRDEPCARACQRLLEVVPADADARSGSRERWRAYQQRGYTLAKHDM from the coding sequence ATGCCCCAAGCCGACTTTTATCTGATCGACAAACCGCGCTTCCGCGAGCAGCCGCTGCTGCTGGTGTGCGAGCTGGCGCGGCGCGCTTATGACAAGCGCCAGCCCACGCTGATCCTGGCGCGCGACTTCAGCCAGGCTGAGGCGCTGGACGAGTTGCTGTGGAGCTTCGACGAGGACGCCTTCATCCCGCACCAGATCGCCGGCGACTACGACGACGCCGACACCGCGGTGCTGATCGCGCCGCCCGGCCTCGACACGCCCGATCGCGCGCTGATCATCAACCTGCGCGACGAGCCCTGCGCGCGCGCGTGCCAGCGGCTGCTCGAGGTGGTACCCGCCGACGCCGACGCGCGCAGCGGTTCGCGCGAGCGCTGGCGCGCCTACCAGCAGCGCGGCTACACGCTGGCCAAGCACGACATGTAG
- a CDS encoding exopolysaccharide biosynthesis protein — MSRAHAPRTSAVLQAALDAQPGEQIRLGDLVEPLHERAFGFLLLVLALPNFVPVPIGIGAPMGVLTALVGLQMLLGLSRPWLPRRVADYRFARSSAGKVLGFSKPLLTRLEKLASPRLEILTHRRAGLFSGLLLVVVGVLLALPIPFTNWPIGVLLLLYGIALMERDGALLLAAWLLSLLGIGVFASASGALVHYLRMMFF, encoded by the coding sequence ATGAGCCGCGCGCATGCACCGCGCACCAGCGCGGTGCTGCAAGCCGCGCTGGACGCGCAGCCGGGCGAGCAGATCCGCCTCGGCGATCTGGTTGAGCCGCTGCACGAACGCGCATTCGGATTTCTGCTGCTGGTGCTGGCATTGCCCAACTTCGTGCCGGTGCCGATCGGCATTGGCGCGCCGATGGGCGTGCTGACCGCGCTGGTCGGCCTGCAGATGCTGCTCGGACTATCGCGTCCGTGGCTGCCGCGCAGGGTGGCCGATTACCGCTTCGCGCGCAGCAGCGCGGGCAAGGTGCTCGGCTTCAGCAAGCCGTTGCTGACGCGCCTGGAAAAGCTCGCGAGCCCGCGCCTGGAAATCCTCACCCATCGCCGCGCGGGCTTGTTCAGCGGGTTGCTGCTGGTGGTCGTCGGCGTGTTGCTGGCGTTGCCGATCCCGTTCACCAACTGGCCGATCGGCGTGCTGTTGCTGCTGTATGGCATCGCACTGATGGAGCGCGACGGTGCGCTGTTGCTGGCCGCCTGGCTGCTGTCACTGCTCGGCATCGGCGTGTTCGCCAGCGCCAGCGGCGCGCTCGTGCACTACCTGCGCATGATGTTTTTTTGA
- a CDS encoding MGMT family protein, which produces MSAESGSLAARTAIRAAIRAVPAGRVSSYGAIAARAGLRGRARLAGRVLREGATPALPWHRVLHSDGRLAAPPGTALAREQMRRLAAEGVPVRKGRVAREYFIDGGDLDALLWRG; this is translated from the coding sequence ATGAGCGCTGAATCCGGATCGCTGGCCGCACGCACGGCCATCCGCGCCGCGATCCGCGCCGTGCCGGCCGGGCGTGTCAGCAGTTACGGCGCGATCGCGGCGCGTGCCGGCCTGCGCGGGCGCGCGCGCCTGGCGGGACGCGTGTTGCGCGAGGGCGCCACGCCCGCCCTGCCTTGGCATCGTGTGCTGCACAGCGATGGCCGCCTCGCCGCGCCACCCGGCACGGCGCTGGCGCGCGAACAGATGCGGCGCCTGGCCGCAGAGGGCGTGCCGGTGCGCAAGGGTCGCGTGGCGCGCGAATATTTCATCGACGGCGGCGATCTGGATGCGCTGTTGTGGCGCGGCTGA